In Paenibacillus hexagrammi, the following are encoded in one genomic region:
- a CDS encoding DUF2179 domain-containing protein encodes MLTILASILAIQIVYVSCFTLRMLLTLKGETYTAAALSMLEIIIYVIGLNLVLKYLDQPACLIVYAVGYGLGVLTGSWIEERLALGYISVKVITDEVHNYMAAFLRRQGFGVTSWIGWGRDGERLMLEVLAKRKSEKYLYDCILAVDPKAFVVTMESKRLNGGFWLKSTRR; translated from the coding sequence TTGCTTACGATCTTGGCCAGTATTTTAGCGATTCAGATTGTGTACGTTTCCTGTTTTACCTTGAGAATGCTTCTGACGTTGAAGGGTGAAACTTACACGGCGGCTGCACTTAGTATGCTGGAAATCATCATTTATGTAATTGGCTTGAATTTGGTTTTAAAATATCTCGACCAGCCTGCATGTTTGATCGTTTATGCCGTAGGCTACGGTCTTGGTGTGCTGACAGGCTCTTGGATTGAAGAGAGATTAGCGCTCGGCTACATATCCGTGAAAGTCATTACCGATGAGGTTCATAATTATATGGCGGCATTTTTGCGTAGGCAAGGCTTTGGTGTAACTTCTTGGATTGGTTGGGGGCGTGACGGCGAGCGTCTTATGTTGGAGGTTCTGGCAAAGCGGAAAAGTGAAAAATATTTGTACGACTGTATCCTGGCTGTTGATCCTAAGGCATTTGTGGTGACGATGGAGTCCAAGCGGCTCAACGGCGGCTTCTGGCTGAAATCAACGCGCAGATAG
- the thpD gene encoding ectoine hydroxylase has translation MTTKGQVILNTSNTTHDIYPSRVFKEPRLLTRQDPVVYTTALHTSEINEEQLAFYDKNGYLFLDSFFDEAQVQQWREEMGLLWAESKTSDRPEVIREPSSDEIRSIFAVHRDHEVFKGIAEHPRIQAIIQQILGSEAYVHQSRINFKQGFTGKEFYWHSDFETWHVEDGMPRMRALSCSIALEDNTPNNGPLMVVPGSHRTFVSCVGETPDDNFKSSLRRQEYGVPDRDSLTYLVQQGGITAPVGNAGSIVLFDCNLMHGSNSNITPLPRSNVFIVYNSVHNKLAEPYSGQNPRPDYIATRS, from the coding sequence ATGACTACGAAAGGTCAAGTTATATTGAACACTTCCAACACTACCCATGATATTTATCCTTCCCGGGTTTTTAAAGAGCCAAGACTGCTGACAAGGCAAGACCCGGTTGTATACACCACAGCTCTTCACACCTCTGAAATTAACGAAGAGCAGCTCGCTTTTTACGACAAAAACGGTTATTTGTTCCTTGATTCCTTCTTCGATGAAGCTCAGGTTCAGCAGTGGCGGGAAGAAATGGGCCTGCTCTGGGCGGAGAGCAAAACGTCGGATCGCCCCGAGGTCATTCGTGAGCCTAGCAGCGATGAAATTCGCTCCATTTTTGCGGTGCATCGGGATCATGAGGTGTTCAAAGGAATTGCCGAGCACCCGAGGATTCAAGCGATTATTCAGCAAATTTTGGGAAGCGAAGCGTACGTCCACCAGTCCCGCATTAACTTCAAGCAAGGTTTCACGGGTAAAGAGTTCTACTGGCACTCTGACTTTGAAACCTGGCATGTAGAAGATGGTATGCCTCGAATGAGAGCGCTCAGCTGCTCCATTGCGCTGGAGGACAATACGCCCAACAACGGACCGCTAATGGTAGTTCCAGGTTCGCATCGCACGTTCGTATCCTGCGTTGGTGAAACGCCGGACGACAATTTCAAGTCATCGCTCCGCCGCCAGGAATATGGAGTTCCGGATCGAGACAGCTTAACATATCTGGTGCAGCAGGGTGGAATTACCGCTCCTGTAGGGAATGCGGGCTCCATCGTTCTGTTCGACTGCAATCTGATGCACGGCTCTAACAGCAACATCACGCCGCTGCCAAGAAGCAATGTATTTATTGTCTACAACAGTGTGCATAATAAATTGGCGGAGCCGTATTCAGGTCAGAATCCGAGACCGGATTACATCGCTACTCGTTCGTAA
- the ectB gene encoding diaminobutyrate--2-oxoglutarate transaminase, translated as MKLLDPSKPSLHVFDTLESEVRSYCRSFPTVFSRAKGYKLWDTAGNEYIDFFAGAGALNYGHNNTALKQKLVQYIQNDGVSHSLDMATEAKEQFLERFQKVILQPRGLSYKVQFPGPTGANSVESALKLARKVTGRSTVVGFTNAFHGMTLGALSVTGNKFKRRGAGVPLHHSVSMPYDGYLGSDVDTITYLESCIADTGSGISLPAAVIVETIQGEGGINEASIGWLQRLEKLCKASGILLIVDDVQMGCGRTGTFFSFEQAGIKPDIICLSKSIGGYGLPMALTLIAPELDIWEPGEHNGTFRGNNLAFITAAEALRYWESEQFTNEIMAKGDILRSKLLEITKSFPELQGEVRGRGLMQGIAFGISGLAERICERVFSKGLIMETSGTDSEVAKIMPPLVIDEEGLRKGLDILEQSVKEIAHEMKEQK; from the coding sequence ATGAAGCTACTAGATCCTAGCAAGCCGTCTTTACATGTATTTGATACGTTGGAATCCGAGGTAAGAAGCTACTGCCGATCGTTTCCAACGGTCTTTTCCAGAGCGAAGGGCTATAAGCTGTGGGATACGGCAGGAAATGAATATATCGATTTCTTTGCCGGGGCCGGGGCGTTAAATTACGGCCACAATAACACCGCTTTGAAGCAAAAGCTCGTTCAATACATTCAGAATGACGGTGTTTCTCACAGCTTGGATATGGCGACTGAAGCGAAAGAACAATTCCTGGAGCGGTTTCAAAAAGTCATTCTACAGCCTAGGGGCTTATCCTATAAAGTACAGTTTCCGGGGCCAACAGGAGCCAATTCCGTGGAAAGCGCCTTGAAGCTGGCTCGGAAGGTAACAGGCAGATCAACGGTTGTTGGATTTACCAACGCCTTCCATGGCATGACCTTGGGCGCATTGTCTGTGACAGGTAATAAATTCAAGCGCAGAGGCGCAGGTGTTCCGCTTCATCACTCGGTTTCCATGCCGTATGATGGTTACCTTGGCAGCGACGTGGATACCATTACGTATCTGGAAAGCTGCATTGCGGACACGGGCAGCGGAATATCGCTGCCGGCGGCGGTTATCGTAGAGACGATTCAAGGCGAAGGCGGCATCAACGAGGCCAGCATCGGATGGCTTCAACGTCTCGAGAAGCTGTGTAAAGCGAGCGGCATTCTGCTTATTGTCGATGACGTACAGATGGGCTGCGGCCGGACGGGAACGTTCTTCAGCTTCGAGCAGGCGGGAATCAAGCCTGATATTATCTGCCTTTCGAAATCAATAGGCGGCTACGGTTTGCCGATGGCCCTAACCTTGATCGCACCTGAGCTGGATATTTGGGAGCCGGGCGAGCATAACGGAACGTTCAGAGGCAACAATCTGGCTTTCATTACGGCAGCGGAAGCACTTCGTTACTGGGAGTCGGAGCAATTTACTAATGAAATTATGGCCAAAGGAGACATTCTCCGCAGCAAATTGCTGGAAATCACCAAATCCTTCCCAGAGCTGCAGGGTGAGGTTAGAGGCCGAGGCCTTATGCAAGGAATCGCCTTTGGCATCAGCGGACTGGCAGAACGGATCTGCGAGCGCGTTTTCTCCAAGGGGCTAATCATGGAGACATCCGGTACGGACAGCGAGGTCGCCAAGATTATGCCGCCGCTTGTCATTGATGAAGAGGGCCTAAGGAAAGGTCTTGACATATTGGAGCAGAGCGTAAAAGAAATCGCTCATGAAATGAAAGAACAGAAATAA
- a CDS encoding KamA family radical SAM protein: MPQPKYITDIDKIMEIPEHERTKLKQITEKFVFRVNDYYLRLIDWNDPHDPIKKLVIPNEGELSEYGRWDASDEDTNYVVPGCQHKYRTTALLIVSEVCGAYCRYCFRKRLFRNDVNEATSDVDAGLNYIAEHPEINNVLLTGGDSLILGTARLEKIFHRLREIDHVKIIRLGSKIPVFNPMRIYEDEKLLEVIRNHSSADKRIYVMAHINHPREITAEAKKAFEALHQAGAIVVNQTPVLKGINDRPEVLAELLDKLSWAGVTPYYFFINRPVAGNRDFVLPLAEVYRLVEEAKARTSGLGKRVRLSMSHTSGKIEILAIEDGKAYLKYHQSRDDQYGKFMILDCPDDAAWFDDLPGSEQYWEKPVKKTNDIISVNELPAMPQLAVRSQRNVSCS; this comes from the coding sequence ATGCCGCAACCTAAGTATATTACCGATATCGATAAAATTATGGAAATTCCTGAGCATGAGCGAACGAAGCTGAAACAGATTACCGAGAAATTCGTGTTTCGAGTGAACGATTATTATTTACGATTGATCGACTGGAACGATCCCCATGATCCGATCAAGAAGCTAGTCATTCCCAATGAAGGCGAGCTGTCTGAGTATGGGCGGTGGGATGCATCCGATGAGGATACGAATTATGTCGTACCGGGCTGCCAGCATAAGTACCGGACGACAGCACTGCTGATCGTTTCAGAAGTGTGCGGCGCCTACTGCAGGTATTGCTTCCGCAAGCGCTTGTTCCGCAATGATGTGAATGAAGCGACGTCTGATGTCGATGCGGGCTTGAATTATATTGCGGAGCATCCCGAAATCAATAATGTGCTGCTAACTGGCGGAGATAGCTTGATTCTAGGCACAGCCCGGTTAGAGAAGATCTTCCATAGGCTGCGTGAAATTGATCATGTGAAAATTATCCGTCTGGGCTCTAAAATACCCGTTTTCAATCCGATGCGGATCTATGAGGATGAGAAGCTGCTTGAAGTGATTCGGAATCATTCCAGCGCTGACAAACGGATCTATGTCATGGCGCATATCAATCATCCGCGTGAAATTACGGCTGAAGCGAAGAAAGCCTTCGAAGCTCTGCATCAAGCTGGAGCCATAGTCGTCAATCAAACCCCTGTGCTGAAGGGCATTAATGACCGCCCTGAGGTGCTGGCCGAGCTGCTGGATAAGCTGTCCTGGGCCGGTGTAACCCCGTATTACTTCTTTATTAACCGTCCGGTTGCGGGCAACAGGGACTTTGTCCTGCCGCTTGCAGAGGTGTACCGTTTGGTTGAGGAAGCCAAGGCTCGCACATCGGGTCTAGGCAAAAGGGTGCGTTTGTCCATGAGCCATACCTCCGGCAAGATTGAGATTTTGGCGATTGAGGATGGCAAGGCCTACTTGAAATATCATCAATCCCGTGATGATCAGTACGGCAAGTTTATGATTTTGGATTGCCCTGATGACGCCGCATGGTTTGACGATCTTCCGGGAAGCGAGCAGTATTGGGAGAAACCGGTCAAGAAGACCAACGATATTATATCCGTTAACGAGCTTCCCGCAATGCCTCAGCTTGCTGTTAGAAGCCAGCGAAATGTTTCATGTTCATAG
- the ectA gene encoding diaminobutyrate acetyltransferase, which produces MKQVQTESCLIRKARALDGKAVWKLVADSGKLDVNSAYCYIMLCEFFSETCYIAEIDGKPAGFVSSYVLPDHPDMLFVWQIVVAREYQGRGIAASLLQELVSSEACRQVRYVQATISPSNTASQTLFRRLASDLQAKLEIKEGFPATLFPGDAHEDEDLIQIGPFNKK; this is translated from the coding sequence TTGAAGCAAGTACAAACAGAAAGCTGCTTGATCCGTAAAGCTCGCGCTCTAGACGGCAAAGCCGTATGGAAGCTTGTAGCGGACAGCGGAAAGCTGGATGTTAATTCAGCCTATTGCTACATTATGCTATGCGAATTTTTCTCGGAAACCTGCTACATCGCTGAGATTGATGGCAAACCGGCAGGCTTCGTATCGTCTTATGTACTGCCGGATCATCCGGATATGCTCTTCGTATGGCAGATTGTTGTAGCCAGAGAGTATCAGGGCCGGGGGATTGCAGCTTCACTGCTGCAGGAACTGGTGAGCAGCGAAGCTTGCAGGCAGGTACGGTATGTGCAGGCTACCATTTCCCCGAGCAATACGGCATCCCAGACGCTGTTCCGCCGGCTCGCTTCGGATTTGCAAGCGAAGCTCGAGATCAAGGAGGGTTTTCCCGCTACCTTATTCCCGGGAGATGCTCATGAAGACGAAGATTTGATACAGATTGGACCTTTCAACAAGAAGTAA
- the ehuC gene encoding ectoine/hydroxyectoine ABC transporter permease subunit EhuC, with product MSWLASVIGFLPLLVKGALVTLEITLLAIILSAIISFIIGLMRLSKHRTVRIIATMYVEVLRGTSLLVQLFWLYFALPMLLDVQIPAMTAAILALGMNYGAYGSEVVRSSILSVPRGQYEAATALNMGPWLRMRRIILPQALSLMLPSFGNLQIELLKGTSLVYLITLTDLTYQGMLLRTYDSSSTAQIFAALLIMYFILSYALTLLIRFAERRMARGRA from the coding sequence ATGAGCTGGCTCGCTTCTGTCATTGGATTTCTCCCTTTACTCGTAAAGGGGGCGCTAGTCACGCTCGAAATTACCCTGTTAGCGATTATATTGTCAGCAATTATATCGTTCATCATTGGATTGATGAGGCTTTCCAAACACCGTACGGTACGAATTATCGCTACGATGTATGTGGAAGTACTGCGCGGGACCTCGCTGCTTGTTCAATTATTCTGGCTCTACTTCGCGCTCCCTATGCTCCTTGATGTCCAAATTCCGGCAATGACGGCGGCGATATTAGCCTTGGGCATGAATTACGGCGCATACGGCTCCGAGGTGGTCAGAAGCTCGATCCTGTCCGTTCCGCGCGGGCAATACGAAGCGGCTACCGCACTGAATATGGGACCATGGCTCCGTATGAGGCGCATTATTTTGCCGCAGGCCCTTTCACTTATGCTTCCTTCCTTTGGTAATTTGCAGATTGAGCTGCTCAAAGGAACCTCGCTCGTGTACCTCATTACCTTGACAGATCTTACGTACCAAGGAATGTTGCTGCGTACGTATGACAGCTCGAGTACAGCGCAAATTTTCGCAGCTCTCTTGATCATGTATTTCATCCTGTCCTATGCGTTGACGCTGCTTATTCGTTTCGCAGAGCGCAGGATGGCGAGGGGGAGGGCATAA
- the ehuA gene encoding ectoine/hydroxyectoine ABC transporter ATP-binding protein EhuA has protein sequence MEMDRNQIVRNESTMSLEPIVKYRSISKSYGDVQVLNKIDLDIMPGEKVAVIGPSGSGKTTLARMLMTLEQPTAGTIEVDGEMLWHEEKGGRFVTAGEKHLHRVRSKIGMVFQHFNLFPHMTIMRNVTEAPMYVLGLDRETAEQRAYEMLSKVGLADKLAEYPSRLSGGQKQRVAIARAVVMRPKIMLFDEATSALDPELVGEVLAVIKDLAAQGDMAMMLITHEMDFARDIADRIIFTDGGSIVEQGTPEQIFENPQSPRLQAFLSRFRQTWFMGNGLQQVSPSAE, from the coding sequence ATGGAGATGGATAGAAACCAGATCGTCCGGAATGAAAGCACAATGTCCTTGGAACCGATCGTCAAGTATCGCAGCATCAGCAAATCCTATGGTGACGTTCAAGTCCTGAATAAGATTGATCTGGACATTATGCCAGGGGAGAAGGTCGCTGTGATCGGACCGAGCGGTTCAGGAAAAACGACACTCGCTAGAATGCTAATGACGCTGGAGCAGCCGACAGCCGGCACCATTGAAGTCGATGGAGAGATGCTTTGGCATGAGGAAAAGGGCGGCAGGTTCGTCACCGCCGGTGAGAAGCATCTGCACCGGGTGCGAAGCAAGATCGGCATGGTGTTCCAGCATTTTAATCTGTTTCCGCATATGACCATTATGCGAAATGTGACCGAAGCACCCATGTATGTGCTCGGTCTGGACAGAGAGACGGCCGAACAGCGCGCTTACGAAATGCTCTCGAAGGTGGGTCTCGCTGATAAGCTGGCTGAATATCCTTCGCGCTTATCGGGCGGACAGAAGCAGCGCGTCGCGATCGCGAGAGCTGTCGTTATGCGTCCGAAGATCATGCTGTTCGACGAAGCGACGTCGGCGCTTGACCCGGAGCTCGTCGGTGAAGTGCTTGCGGTTATCAAAGATCTTGCCGCTCAAGGAGATATGGCGATGATGCTGATTACGCATGAAATGGACTTTGCGCGTGACATTGCCGATCGCATTATCTTTACGGATGGCGGCTCGATCGTCGAGCAGGGTACGCCTGAGCAGATTTTTGAGAATCCGCAAAGCCCGCGTTTGCAAGCATTCTTAAGCCGATTCAGACAAACTTGGTTCATGGGTAATGGCTTGCAGCAGGTGTCCCCGTCAGCCGAATAG
- the ehuB gene encoding ectoine/hydroxyectoine ABC transporter substrate-binding protein EhuB, which yields MKKLFSCALTVLLAVTVAGCATQSAGSTASTNDETSTKQKNTLEKAKEQGFISVGFANEKPYAYATPDGKLTGEAVEVARVVLKNLGINEMNGVLTEFGSLIPGLKAKRFDIITAGMFVNPERSKQVAFANPEYSIGEAIAVKQGNPKHLHSYKDIAANPDVKVGVMVGAIEKDYMTKSGIADNQIVTVPDQPSAISALQAGRVDAVTMTGPSLQAMLESAKDSKVERVMDFKQPEIDGKSVRGYGAAAFRKEDAEFQKAFNAELEKLKKSGQLLEILKPFGFTEQELPGDMTAEQLSKE from the coding sequence ATGAAGAAGTTATTCTCATGCGCGTTAACTGTACTGCTGGCTGTCACAGTGGCAGGCTGCGCAACCCAAAGCGCAGGAAGTACGGCATCAACGAATGATGAAACCTCGACTAAACAGAAGAACACGCTGGAGAAGGCCAAGGAGCAAGGATTTATTAGTGTTGGATTTGCTAACGAGAAGCCTTATGCTTACGCTACACCTGATGGCAAATTAACAGGAGAAGCAGTTGAAGTGGCAAGAGTGGTTCTAAAAAATCTAGGCATCAATGAAATGAATGGCGTACTGACCGAGTTCGGTTCCCTCATTCCGGGACTGAAGGCAAAGCGCTTCGATATTATTACAGCAGGGATGTTTGTTAATCCTGAGAGAAGCAAGCAAGTGGCGTTTGCTAACCCTGAATACAGCATTGGAGAAGCCATCGCCGTCAAACAAGGAAACCCTAAACATTTACATAGTTATAAGGATATCGCAGCCAATCCAGATGTGAAGGTAGGCGTCATGGTGGGAGCGATCGAGAAAGATTACATGACCAAGTCGGGCATTGCCGACAATCAGATTGTGACGGTTCCAGATCAGCCATCGGCGATTTCGGCCCTGCAGGCGGGACGTGTCGATGCCGTTACGATGACAGGACCTTCGCTGCAAGCCATGCTGGAATCAGCGAAAGATAGCAAAGTTGAGCGGGTTATGGATTTCAAACAGCCGGAAATTGACGGCAAAAGTGTTCGAGGCTATGGAGCTGCCGCATTCCGCAAGGAAGATGCAGAATTTCAGAAGGCTTTCAATGCAGAGCTCGAGAAGCTGAAGAAATCCGGGCAATTGCTTGAAATTCTCAAGCCATTCGGATTTACCGAGCAGGAACTGCCGGGCGATATGACAGCCGAGCAGCTGTCCAAAGAGTAG
- a CDS encoding ectoine synthase — MIVRNLRDIAGTEHDVDTENWSSVRLLVKKDGVGFSLHETIIKPETESTFWYKNHVEAVYCTEGEGEVEVLETGVVYPIQAGTLYVLNGHEKHTLRAKTQMRMVCVFNPPCSGNEVHDEEGTYPLD; from the coding sequence ATGATTGTTAGAAATCTGCGCGACATCGCTGGAACCGAGCATGATGTCGATACCGAGAACTGGAGCAGCGTTCGTCTTCTGGTTAAGAAGGACGGAGTTGGATTCTCTTTACATGAGACGATCATTAAGCCGGAAACAGAATCCACGTTTTGGTATAAAAACCACGTCGAGGCTGTGTACTGCACAGAAGGGGAAGGCGAGGTTGAGGTGCTGGAAACGGGAGTCGTTTATCCGATCCAGGCAGGAACCTTGTACGTGCTGAACGGCCACGAGAAGCATACCCTTCGAGCCAAGACGCAAATGCGCATGGTCTGTGTGTTTAACCCGCCTTGTTCGGGAAATGAAGTTCATGATGAAGAAGGTACGTATCCGTTAGACTAA
- the ehuD gene encoding ectoine/hydroxyectoine ABC transporter permease subunit EhuD, giving the protein MWDWHYAFQILPQLLRALPITIAATLLGFAVACVLGLPLALARRSRNKPLAWAAKAWIEFIRSTPLLVQLFVLFYALPLYGISFSPFLTGIIGLGLHYSAYMSEVYRSGIEAVPRGQWEASKALNFRPGQTWRRIILPQALPPIIPVMGNYMITMLKETPILSAITLVELLQTAKSIGSGSFKYLEAFTLVGILFLIMSYPSSLAVSRLEKKFQRIRARENG; this is encoded by the coding sequence ATGTGGGATTGGCACTACGCTTTTCAAATTCTTCCGCAGCTGCTTCGCGCACTGCCTATCACGATTGCCGCAACGCTGCTTGGATTCGCAGTTGCTTGTGTACTCGGACTTCCGCTTGCCTTGGCGCGAAGATCGAGGAATAAGCCGCTTGCTTGGGCGGCCAAAGCCTGGATTGAATTTATTCGCAGCACACCGCTGCTGGTGCAGTTGTTTGTCTTGTTTTACGCGCTTCCGTTGTACGGGATTTCATTCTCGCCCTTCCTGACAGGAATTATCGGACTGGGCTTGCACTACAGCGCCTATATGTCAGAGGTGTACCGGTCCGGCATCGAGGCGGTTCCAAGGGGACAATGGGAGGCGTCCAAGGCACTTAATTTTCGCCCAGGCCAGACATGGAGGCGTATCATTCTGCCGCAGGCGCTGCCGCCGATTATCCCCGTCATGGGCAACTACATGATCACGATGCTGAAGGAAACACCGATATTATCGGCGATCACGCTCGTGGAGCTGCTGCAAACCGCCAAATCGATCGGATCGGGATCCTTTAAATATTTGGAGGCCTTTACCTTGGTAGGCATCTTGTTCCTGATCATGAGCTATCCTTCGTCATTGGCGGTATCCAGGCTGGAGAAGAAGTTTCAAAGAATCAGGGCAAGGGAGAACGGATAA